Genomic window (Candidatus Caldatribacterium sp.):
AGGTGGTTATCACGGTTGTAGGGAAGGACCGTATCGGCATCATTGCCGCCATAACCTCCTGCCTTGCCGAAAACCAGGTGAACATCGAGGATATCACCCAGAAAATCCTTGGGGAGTACTTCACGATGATTCTTGTGGGGGATGTATCGAAGTGTCCCCTGTCCCTTTCTGAGCTCCGCAGAAAACTCTCTGAGCGAGGTAAGGAAGTGGGGGTGCGGGTTTACCTCCAGCACGCAAGCATTTTTCGAGCCATGCACCGCATTTAGGAGGGAAGGAGATGCTCTTCCACCGCTCTGAGATTCTCGAGACCCTGCGGATGCTTGAGCTTGAGAACCTCGACGTGCGTACCGTAACCCTTGGGATTTCCATCCTCGACTGTCGGGGGAGAGATTTCGAGGAGACCATAGAGCGAGTGGTTGCGAAAATCCGGCGGTTCGCCTCTCCCCTCAATGCGGTGGCCGATGAGGTGGCCGAGAAGTACGGCATCCCCATCGTGAACCGGAGGGTGGCGGTCTCCCCGGTGGCGCTCCTTCTCTCAGAAAGAGAAAGGGAAAAGGACGTGGTGGACCTTGCCCGGGCGCTTGATGCGGTGGCGCAGGAACTCGGCATCGACTTCATCGGGGGATTCTCGGCCCTCGTCCACAAAGGCGCCACAAGGGGTGACACGCTCCTCATGGAGAGCATCCCCTCTTTCCTCTCGGTTACTGAGCGCATCTGTGCCTCAGTCAATGTGGCCTCAAGTCGCACCGGAATCAACGTCGATGCTATTCTAACCATGGCCCAAGTCGTGAAGGAGACCGCTTTGCGCACCGCGCACCGGGACGGCATAGGGTGCGCGAAACTTGTGGTTTTTGCCAACGCCCCTGAGGATAACCCCTTCATGGCAGGGGCTTTCCACGGGGTTGGGGAACCGGAAGTGGTAGTGAATGTGGGAGTGAGTGGCCCCGGAGTTGTGAAGGAAGTCGTGCGGCGCCACCCTAAGGCAACGCTTGGGGAACTCGCTGAAGTCATCAAACGGACGGCTTTCAAAATCACAAGGGTTGGGGAGCTCATCGGGAGGGAAGTGGCGGAAAAACTTGGAGCCCCCTTTGGCATCGTGGACCTTTCCCTTGCTCCAACCCCTCGCGTGGGGGACAGTGTAGCAGAGATTCTTGAGGAGATGGGCCTTGAGCGGTGCGGAGCCTTTGGGTCGACTCTGGCTTTAGCGCTTTTGACCGATGCCTGTAAAAAAGGCGGAGCCATGGCCTCGTCTTCGGTTGGGGGTTTGAGCGGGGCGTTCATTCCGGTGAGTGAAGACGCCCGGATGAGCGAGGCGGCAGAAGCTGGTGCTCTTTCCCTCGAGAAACTCGAAGCCATGACGAGCGTCTCCTCGGTTGGCCTTGACATGATTGCCATTCCCGGGGACACTCCCTGGGAGACCATTGCCTGCATCATGGCCGATGAGGTGGCCATTGGGGTTATGAACCACAAGACAGTAGGAGTCCGCCTCATCCCTGTTCCCGGGAAAAAAGCAGGTGAGAGAGCTGTCTTTGGGGGGCTTTTGGGGGAGGCGACCATTATCCCCGTCAATACCTTCCAGGGGGCACGGTTCATCCTCCGGGGTGGTCGCGTCCCCGCGCCTCTCACAAGCCTCAGGAATTAGCCTTAACCCTTTTCTCCACGAGGTTCATGAGCCCCCCAGAGGCGATGATTTCCTGGAGGAAGGGTGGGAAGGGCTGAGCTTTGAAGACCTCGCCGGTTGTCTCGTTTCGGATTTCTCCGGTTGCAAGGTCCACAGCGACGGTATCCCCTTCCCGTATTCGGGAGGCCGCCTCTTCGGACTCAAGAATGGGTAACCCTATGTTGATGGCGTTCCGGAAGAAAATCCGGGCAAAGGAGGCGGCAATGACAGCCACAACCCCGCACCCTTTAATGGCCAAGGGTGCGTGCTCCCGGGAGGAACCGCAGCCGAAGTTTTTCCCGGCCACGAGAATCGTTTCTCCCGGGGTGATGCGGTTTGGGAAGTTCGGATCAAGGCCCTCCATGCAGTGCTTGGCGAGTTCCTTCGGGTCGGTACTCGTCAGGTACCGGGCAGGGATAATGACGTCGGTATCCACGTTGTCTCTGAAAACGACTGCTCTTCCGCGGATCATGCCCTTTCACCTCACAGTTTGTCCGGAGCGGTGATGTACCCCGCTACGGCAGAGCTTGCGGCGATGTAGGGATTGACGAGGTAGACCTCGCTTGTTTCGTGCCCCATCCGGCCGACGAAGTTCCGGTTTGTCGTCGAGGCACAGCGCTCGAAAGACGCCAAAACCCCAAGATGTCCCCCAAGGCAGGGGCCACAGGACGGCGGGGCAATGACGCCTCCTGCTTCCAGGAACACTCGGATGAGCCCTTCCTCTTCGGCCTGCCGGAGAACCTTTGGGCTTCCGGGGAAGACAAGAAGGCGAACTCGGG
Coding sequences:
- a CDS encoding 3-isopropylmalate dehydratase small subunit, coding for MIRGRAVVFRDNVDTDVIIPARYLTSTDPKELAKHCMEGLDPNFPNRITPGETILVAGKNFGCGSSREHAPLAIKGCGVVAVIAASFARIFFRNAINIGLPILESEEAASRIREGDTVAVDLATGEIRNETTGEVFKAQPFPPFLQEIIASGGLMNLVEKRVKANS
- a CDS encoding ACT domain-containing protein, which codes for MSDPLVFEEEPSTEHKVVITVVGKDRIGIIAAITSCLAENQVNIEDITQKILGEYFTMILVGDVSKCPLSLSELRRKLSERGKEVGVRVYLQHASIFRAMHRI
- a CDS encoding PFL family protein, translating into MLFHRSEILETLRMLELENLDVRTVTLGISILDCRGRDFEETIERVVAKIRRFASPLNAVADEVAEKYGIPIVNRRVAVSPVALLLSEREREKDVVDLARALDAVAQELGIDFIGGFSALVHKGATRGDTLLMESIPSFLSVTERICASVNVASSRTGINVDAILTMAQVVKETALRTAHRDGIGCAKLVVFANAPEDNPFMAGAFHGVGEPEVVVNVGVSGPGVVKEVVRRHPKATLGELAEVIKRTAFKITRVGELIGREVAEKLGAPFGIVDLSLAPTPRVGDSVAEILEEMGLERCGAFGSTLALALLTDACKKGGAMASSSVGGLSGAFIPVSEDARMSEAAEAGALSLEKLEAMTSVSSVGLDMIAIPGDTPWETIACIMADEVAIGVMNHKTVGVRLIPVPGKKAGERAVFGGLLGEATIIPVNTFQGARFILRGGRVPAPLTSLRN